A region from the Sandaracinus amylolyticus genome encodes:
- a CDS encoding oxygenase MpaB family protein: protein MTAATVTRDELERRIAEVRARTRDPRAGIYGPGSISWRINREGIIMLGGGRAALLQLAHPYVAHAVDQHSDTRRDPVGRFRRTFMHVFAMVFGDLDHAIESARRVHRIHTGIKGPIREDVGAYRDGHRYHANDPEALFWVHATLVDTAVMLYELGVAPLTREEKERYYAESRLFAGLFGIPERVMPRSFAELEEYMRAMMASETITVGRPALEIAAFLLQPPRPSAAPFVAWYRVLTAGLLPPRLREQLELPFGPRERAIFERSIPLLRATYRTTPKRLRYFPDYVEAKRRLAGKPAHDAFGRALEKIALRAIEPVR from the coding sequence ATGACGGCAGCGACGGTCACGCGGGACGAGCTCGAGCGACGCATCGCCGAGGTCCGCGCCCGCACGCGGGATCCGCGCGCCGGCATCTACGGGCCGGGCTCGATCTCGTGGAGGATCAACCGCGAGGGGATCATCATGCTCGGCGGCGGGCGCGCCGCGCTGCTGCAGCTCGCGCATCCGTACGTCGCGCACGCGGTCGATCAGCACTCGGACACGAGGCGCGATCCCGTCGGGCGTTTCCGCCGCACGTTCATGCACGTGTTCGCGATGGTGTTCGGCGATCTCGATCACGCGATCGAGAGCGCGCGGCGCGTGCACCGGATCCACACCGGCATCAAGGGCCCGATCCGCGAGGACGTCGGCGCGTATCGCGACGGGCATCGCTACCACGCGAACGATCCCGAGGCGCTCTTCTGGGTGCACGCGACGCTCGTCGACACCGCGGTGATGCTCTACGAGCTCGGCGTCGCGCCGCTCACGCGCGAGGAGAAGGAGCGCTACTACGCGGAGTCGCGGCTCTTCGCGGGGCTCTTCGGGATCCCCGAGCGCGTGATGCCGCGCTCGTTCGCGGAGCTCGAGGAGTACATGCGCGCGATGATGGCGAGCGAGACGATCACGGTGGGTCGTCCCGCGCTCGAGATCGCCGCGTTCTTGCTGCAGCCGCCGCGGCCGAGCGCGGCGCCGTTCGTCGCGTGGTACCGCGTGCTCACCGCGGGGCTGCTGCCGCCGCGGCTGCGCGAGCAGCTCGAGCTGCCGTTCGGCCCGCGCGAGAGGGCGATCTTCGAGCGATCGATCCCGCTCTTGCGCGCGACGTACCGCACCACGCCGAAGCGGCTTCGCTACTTCCCCGACTACGTCGAGGCCAAGCGCAGGCTCGCGGGCAAGCCCGCGCACGACGCGTTCGGGCGCGCGCTCGAGAAGATCGCGCTGCGCGCGATCGAGCCGGTTCGCTGA
- a CDS encoding TerB family tellurite resistance protein, protein MQDYQEAMLKSLVAVAWADGRVEGEESEVIEALLDSFEIQGADREAIREYAKTRRTLDDVPLSELSASDRRVLLQHAVILTYIDGQQSEQEKKIVGELVERLRIPTDEAASLLEAADERARRLISLL, encoded by the coding sequence ATGCAGGACTACCAAGAGGCCATGCTCAAGTCGCTCGTCGCGGTCGCGTGGGCGGACGGGCGTGTCGAGGGCGAGGAGAGCGAGGTCATCGAGGCCCTGCTCGACTCGTTCGAGATCCAGGGTGCGGACCGCGAAGCGATCCGCGAGTACGCCAAGACGCGCCGCACGCTCGACGACGTGCCGCTGAGCGAGCTGTCGGCCTCCGATCGTCGTGTGCTCCTGCAGCACGCCGTGATCCTCACGTACATCGACGGCCAGCAGAGCGAGCAGGAGAAGAAGATCGTCGGAGAGCTCGTGGAGCGGCTGCGCATCCCGACCGACGAAGCCGCGAGCCTGCTCGAGGCCGCCGACGAGCGCGCGCGCCGGCTGATCTCGCTGTTGTGA
- a CDS encoding HAD family hydrolase, giving the protein MLRVLLLDVGNTIAFLDVHGVAEVVRDEGHHVDPARLREVEGRAKRRYEALLREGVSHEEGWGLYLVTLLEEGGLDPALARAMIAPLRRSHDRLNLWRSVPADLPPALDRIRAAGVRLAIVSNSEGRLPELLAHVGLAQCFETIVDSHHEGVRKPDPEIFRRALSRLGIAPHETVYLGDIPGVDVAGANAAGIDAVLVDPYGFYDDFAGARVPSVASWIDAYLRGVAGLEG; this is encoded by the coding sequence ATGCTCCGCGTCCTGCTGCTCGACGTCGGCAACACGATCGCGTTCCTCGACGTGCACGGGGTGGCCGAGGTCGTTCGCGACGAAGGCCACCACGTCGATCCCGCGCGGCTGCGCGAGGTGGAGGGGCGCGCGAAGCGCCGCTACGAGGCGCTGCTGCGCGAGGGGGTGTCGCACGAGGAGGGCTGGGGGCTCTACCTCGTCACGCTGCTCGAGGAAGGCGGGCTCGATCCCGCGCTCGCGCGGGCGATGATCGCGCCGCTGCGGCGCTCGCACGATCGGCTCAACCTCTGGCGCAGCGTGCCCGCGGATCTGCCGCCCGCGCTCGATCGCATCCGCGCGGCGGGCGTGCGCCTCGCGATCGTGTCGAACTCCGAAGGACGTCTGCCCGAGCTGCTCGCGCACGTGGGGCTCGCGCAGTGCTTCGAGACGATCGTCGACTCGCACCACGAGGGCGTGCGCAAGCCGGACCCCGAGATCTTCCGGCGCGCGCTGTCGCGGCTCGGGATCGCGCCGCACGAGACGGTCTATCTCGGCGACATCCCGGGCGTCGACGTCGCGGGCGCGAACGCCGCGGGCATCGACGCGGTGCTGGTCGATCCGTACGGCTTCTACGACGACTTCGCGGGCGCGCGGGTGCCCTCGGTCGCGTCGTGGATCGACGCGTACCTGCGCGGCGTCGCGGGCCTCGAGGGCTGA
- a CDS encoding MBL fold metallo-hydrolase, which translates to MRPEDLAFAPDSFAAPTTRAPIRVTWLGTAGFAIEHEGVVVLIDPYVTRASMWQCVRAPLVSDLDAIARYVPRADAIVTGHTHFDHALDVPAIARATGAKVYGSRSCVHLCRASGVPQEQVIDVEGRDARAEVGPFELRFVPSAHSAFALGRVPFPGDIADCDEVPLATHRYKCGAVFGVDVRVAGKRIYHLGSANLVDAAPERDVDLLLMCVAGWTTTERFAPRVMRALAPRAVLLSHWDDFFSPMRKGARALPAMKMPRLVDQLVAQDRDVRIGTVPLLGSIAI; encoded by the coding sequence ATGCGCCCCGAAGATCTCGCGTTCGCGCCCGACTCGTTCGCAGCGCCGACCACACGCGCGCCCATCCGGGTCACGTGGCTCGGCACCGCGGGCTTCGCGATCGAGCACGAAGGCGTGGTCGTGCTGATCGATCCGTACGTGACGCGCGCCTCGATGTGGCAGTGCGTCCGCGCGCCGCTCGTGAGCGATCTCGACGCGATCGCGCGCTACGTGCCGCGCGCCGACGCGATCGTCACCGGGCACACGCACTTCGATCACGCGCTCGACGTGCCCGCGATCGCGCGCGCGACGGGCGCGAAGGTCTACGGGTCGCGCTCGTGCGTGCACCTGTGTCGCGCGTCGGGCGTGCCCCAGGAGCAGGTCATCGACGTCGAGGGCCGCGATGCGCGCGCCGAGGTCGGGCCCTTCGAGCTGCGCTTCGTGCCGAGCGCGCACTCGGCGTTCGCGCTCGGTCGAGTCCCGTTCCCCGGCGACATCGCGGACTGCGACGAGGTGCCGCTCGCGACGCATCGCTACAAGTGCGGCGCGGTGTTCGGCGTCGACGTGCGCGTCGCGGGAAAGCGCATCTATCACCTCGGGAGCGCGAACCTCGTCGACGCCGCGCCCGAGCGCGACGTGGATCTCCTCCTGATGTGCGTCGCGGGATGGACGACCACCGAGCGCTTCGCGCCGCGCGTCATGCGCGCGCTCGCGCCGCGCGCCGTGCTTCTCTCGCACTGGGACGACTTCTTCTCGCCCATGCGCAAGGGCGCGCGCGCCCTGCCCGCGATGAAGATGCCGCGCCTGGTCGACCAGCTCGTCGCGCAGGATCGCGACGTGCGCATCGGCACCGTGCCGCTGCTCGGATCGATCGCGATCTGA
- a CDS encoding DegT/DnrJ/EryC1/StrS family aminotransferase: MAAYIHPTAIVDDGAELGDGTKVWHFVHVSTAARIGARCSLGQNVFVGRGVRIGNGVKIQNNVSVYEGVEIADDVFLGPSCVFTNVNEPRAFVERKSEYRATKVSRGASIGANATIVCGHTIGEYAFVAAGAVVTSDVPPYALVAGVPARRMGWVSRLGRRLRGEGVVTCPESGERYRIEGERCVPLSSDENDTSPIPLLDLTAQNGPLLPEIRAAMDRVIAKNAFILGPEVDTFEKEVAKHIGVAHTLGVSSGTDALLLALMALDVGQGDEVVTTPYSFFATAGCVARLGAKPVFVDVDPRTMNMDVARARAAITPRTKAILPVHLFGQPCDPEALVALGRETNIPIIEDAAQAIGATTKLGPVGGLGAIGCFSFFPSKNLGAFGDAGLVTTNDAALAEKMKRLRAHGAHPKYFHALIGGNFRLDAIQAAVLRVKLPHLGAWTEGRRANAALYDRLFAEAGLSSDALRTPARVETGHIYNQYVIRTAHRDALKKHLGESGIATEIYYPRPLHLQECFAYLGHGKGAFPESERAADDSLALPVYGELGEARVRRIARTVIDFLKGRA; this comes from the coding sequence ATGGCTGCCTACATCCACCCCACCGCGATCGTCGACGACGGCGCCGAGCTCGGCGACGGCACCAAGGTCTGGCACTTCGTCCACGTCTCCACCGCGGCGCGCATCGGCGCACGCTGCTCGCTCGGGCAGAACGTCTTCGTCGGGCGCGGCGTGCGCATCGGCAACGGCGTGAAGATCCAGAACAACGTGTCGGTGTACGAGGGCGTCGAGATCGCCGACGACGTGTTCCTCGGTCCGAGCTGCGTGTTCACCAACGTGAACGAGCCGCGCGCGTTCGTGGAGCGCAAGAGCGAGTACCGCGCGACGAAGGTCTCGCGCGGCGCGAGCATCGGGGCCAACGCGACGATCGTTTGTGGTCATACGATCGGCGAGTACGCGTTCGTCGCGGCGGGCGCGGTGGTGACCAGCGACGTGCCGCCGTACGCGCTGGTCGCGGGCGTGCCCGCGCGCCGGATGGGCTGGGTGAGCCGCCTCGGTCGTCGTCTGCGCGGCGAGGGCGTCGTGACGTGCCCCGAGAGCGGCGAGCGATATCGCATCGAAGGAGAGCGCTGCGTGCCCCTGAGCTCCGACGAGAACGACACGAGCCCGATCCCGCTGCTCGATCTCACCGCGCAGAACGGGCCGCTGCTCCCCGAGATCCGCGCCGCGATGGATCGCGTGATCGCGAAGAACGCGTTCATCCTCGGGCCCGAGGTCGACACGTTCGAGAAGGAGGTCGCGAAGCACATCGGGGTCGCGCACACGCTCGGCGTGTCGAGCGGCACCGACGCGCTGCTGCTCGCGCTCATGGCGCTCGACGTGGGGCAGGGCGACGAGGTGGTCACCACGCCGTACTCGTTCTTCGCGACCGCGGGCTGCGTCGCGCGGCTCGGCGCGAAGCCGGTGTTCGTCGACGTCGATCCGCGCACGATGAACATGGACGTCGCGCGGGCGCGCGCCGCGATCACCCCGCGCACCAAGGCGATCCTGCCGGTGCACCTCTTCGGTCAGCCGTGTGATCCCGAGGCCCTCGTCGCGCTCGGACGCGAGACGAACATCCCGATCATCGAGGACGCGGCGCAGGCGATCGGCGCGACGACGAAGCTCGGCCCGGTCGGTGGGCTCGGGGCGATCGGGTGCTTCTCGTTCTTCCCGAGCAAGAACCTCGGCGCGTTCGGCGACGCGGGGCTCGTCACGACGAACGACGCCGCGCTCGCCGAGAAGATGAAGCGCCTGCGCGCGCACGGCGCGCACCCGAAGTACTTCCACGCGCTGATCGGCGGCAACTTCCGGCTCGACGCGATCCAGGCCGCGGTGCTGCGCGTGAAGCTGCCGCACCTCGGCGCGTGGACCGAGGGACGTCGCGCGAACGCGGCGCTCTACGATCGACTGTTCGCCGAAGCCGGCCTCTCGAGCGACGCGCTGCGCACACCGGCGCGCGTCGAGACCGGGCACATCTACAACCAGTACGTGATCCGCACCGCGCACCGCGACGCGCTGAAGAAGCACCTCGGCGAGAGCGGGATCGCGACCGAGATCTACTACCCGCGCCCACTGCACCTGCAGGAGTGCTTCGCGTACCTCGGCCACGGGAAGGGCGCGTTCCCGGAGTCGGAGCGCGCGGCCGACGACTCGCTCGCGCTGCCGGTCTACGGCGAGCTCGGCGAAGCGCGCGTGCGGCGCATCGCGCGCACCGTGATCGACTTCCTGAAGGGCCGCGCTTGA
- a CDS encoding SMI1/KNR4 family protein, which translates to MDLKTEAQEVIARLHDSVARDDLATARDCVLLASTLSENALALLPPADAPFAGVADAGEGWVVYGVGTVERFGLGRGANVALLQLFRGRDGKLRLDASSFAVAEATSMAARDLAAAFQEHAATEKRIPRSARPARAWSPPPASPTPISSIQWLGRPDAGVASSDVDAAERALGVTFPGGYREYVTRFGAALECGLVRIYPPRRIIEELAEWRARVDAYWLWTTLELDRDRAQRCIVLGDTTRGDEIVLDPQRPDALFVLPRHHDAIVCIPGDLTHALAWLCESGELAAPCHVRYAEPLEGQAHRTYDPTSNEGDQDDWLADARATHDVLLALDPDAQSIAHDDDDGGWTVLLPSIGGTAFVHANGAVSVSCDPEADLTRLDALLRDRGLELRTR; encoded by the coding sequence ATGGACCTGAAGACGGAAGCGCAGGAGGTCATCGCGCGCCTGCACGACTCGGTCGCGCGTGATGATCTCGCCACCGCGCGAGACTGTGTGCTCTTGGCGTCGACGCTGAGCGAGAACGCGCTGGCACTCCTGCCACCGGCCGACGCGCCCTTCGCCGGCGTTGCCGATGCCGGTGAGGGCTGGGTCGTCTACGGCGTGGGAACCGTCGAGCGGTTCGGTCTCGGACGAGGGGCGAACGTCGCGCTGCTCCAGCTCTTCCGCGGGCGCGATGGGAAGCTCCGACTCGATGCCAGCAGCTTCGCCGTGGCCGAGGCCACGTCGATGGCCGCGAGGGACCTCGCAGCGGCATTCCAAGAGCATGCGGCGACGGAGAAGCGTATCCCTCGCAGCGCGCGCCCGGCACGCGCGTGGTCGCCGCCTCCCGCGAGCCCCACGCCGATCTCGTCGATCCAGTGGCTCGGGCGGCCCGATGCAGGCGTCGCGTCCTCCGACGTCGACGCCGCCGAGCGCGCGCTCGGCGTAACGTTCCCCGGCGGCTATCGCGAGTACGTCACGCGCTTCGGCGCAGCGCTCGAGTGCGGACTCGTGCGCATCTACCCGCCGCGCCGCATCATCGAGGAACTCGCCGAGTGGCGCGCGCGCGTCGACGCGTACTGGCTCTGGACGACGCTCGAGCTCGACCGCGATCGCGCCCAGCGCTGCATCGTCCTCGGCGACACCACCCGAGGCGACGAGATCGTCCTCGACCCGCAGCGCCCCGATGCGCTCTTCGTGCTTCCTCGCCATCACGACGCGATCGTGTGCATCCCCGGCGACCTCACCCACGCGCTCGCGTGGCTATGCGAGTCCGGGGAGCTCGCCGCGCCCTGCCACGTCCGCTACGCCGAACCGCTCGAAGGCCAGGCTCACCGCACGTACGACCCGACCAGCAACGAGGGCGACCAAGACGACTGGCTCGCCGACGCGCGCGCGACCCACGACGTTCTGCTCGCCCTCGACCCCGACGCGCAGTCGATCGCCCACGACGACGATGACGGCGGGTGGACCGTGCTGCTGCCGAGCATCGGCGGCACTGCGTTCGTCCATGCAAATGGCGCTGTGTCCGTGAGCTGCGATCCCGAGGCCGATCTCACGCGCCTCGATGCCTTGCTCCGCGACCGTGGTCTCGAGCTGCGCACGCGCTGA
- a CDS encoding glucose-6-phosphate dehydrogenase, translated as MIERILLLGASGDLTSRLLMPAIAELAEAELLPAGLRIVGSARRPWSTADFREHIATQLERHSKVAPATRDDVVRCLEYEPADVTRAEDVRRLVGGPERPGTLVYLALAPALIEPVLHALASAALGARDAVAIEKPFGVDLASARRLNGVLRCELPEPSIFRIDHFLSDELVRRVTALRFLNRIFEPVWNAVHVERVEISWLESLTLEGRAGYYDQAGALRDMVQSHLMEVMALVVMEPPSRADAASYRAARLEALRAVATPSLDEIRSRTLRARYTAGAIGTRRVPSYVDEPGVDPRRDTETYASLTLGIETMRWSGVPFTLRSGKAFATSAAEIAIHFRALPRYVRDTWPGVEPNTLRLGLTEPYVRVATTLDGPDGVAESRALELCASPPRRSVYANLMLDMLRGDPALFILGEEAEEAWRVIDPVIDAWHAGEVPMREYAAGASAPPSAERRRPTSIGATPQAP; from the coding sequence ATGATCGAACGAATCCTGCTGCTCGGAGCGTCGGGTGATCTCACGAGCCGCTTGCTGATGCCGGCGATCGCCGAGCTCGCCGAGGCCGAGCTGTTGCCCGCAGGCCTCCGGATCGTCGGCTCGGCGCGACGCCCGTGGTCGACGGCGGACTTCCGCGAGCACATCGCCACGCAGCTGGAGCGGCACTCGAAGGTCGCGCCCGCGACGCGCGACGACGTCGTGAGGTGCCTCGAGTACGAGCCTGCCGACGTGACGCGCGCGGAGGACGTTCGACGGCTCGTCGGCGGCCCCGAGCGGCCGGGCACGCTCGTGTATCTCGCGCTGGCGCCCGCGCTCATCGAGCCGGTGCTGCACGCGCTCGCGAGCGCGGCGCTCGGGGCGCGCGACGCGGTCGCGATCGAGAAGCCGTTCGGCGTCGACCTCGCGTCGGCGCGACGGCTCAACGGCGTGTTGCGGTGCGAGCTGCCCGAGCCGTCGATCTTCCGGATCGATCACTTCCTCTCCGACGAGCTCGTGCGCCGGGTGACCGCGCTGCGGTTCCTGAACCGGATCTTCGAGCCGGTGTGGAACGCGGTGCACGTCGAGCGCGTCGAGATCTCGTGGCTCGAGAGCCTGACCCTCGAGGGACGCGCCGGGTACTACGACCAGGCGGGCGCGCTGCGAGACATGGTGCAGAGCCATCTGATGGAGGTGATGGCGCTCGTCGTGATGGAGCCGCCCTCGCGCGCCGACGCAGCCTCGTATCGCGCGGCGCGCCTCGAGGCGCTGCGCGCGGTCGCGACGCCTTCGCTCGACGAGATCCGATCGCGGACGCTGCGCGCGAGGTACACCGCGGGCGCGATCGGGACGCGGCGCGTTCCCTCGTACGTCGACGAGCCCGGCGTCGATCCGCGACGCGACACCGAGACGTACGCGTCGCTGACGCTCGGCATCGAGACCATGCGCTGGAGCGGCGTCCCGTTCACGCTGCGCTCGGGCAAGGCGTTCGCGACGAGCGCGGCGGAGATCGCGATCCACTTCCGCGCGCTGCCTCGCTACGTGCGCGACACGTGGCCCGGCGTGGAGCCGAACACGCTGCGCCTCGGGCTCACGGAGCCGTACGTGCGAGTGGCCACGACGCTCGACGGCCCCGACGGCGTCGCGGAGAGCCGTGCGCTCGAGCTGTGCGCGTCGCCGCCGCGCCGATCGGTGTACGCGAACCTGATGCTCGACATGCTGCGAGGTGACCCGGCGCTGTTCATCCTCGGCGAAGAGGCCGAGGAGGCATGGCGGGTGATCGACCCGGTGATCGACGCGTGGCACGCGGGCGAGGTGCCGATGCGCGAGTACGCAGCGGGCGCATCGGCGCCGCCGAGCGCCGAGCGGAGACGACCCACGTCGATCGGCGCCACGCCCCAGGCTCCGTGA
- a CDS encoding aldo/keto reductase: MEYVDIRGVPIKASRIGLGTWAMGGYQWGGTDDDESVRTIHAALDLGINLIDTAPAYGFGHSEEVVGRAIAEYGGRDRVVISTKGGLERRGDKLFRNSRRDVIRTEVENSLARLRTDYIDLYFVHWPDLDTPYEETAAALGALQKAGKIRGVAVSNYSIAAMERFHAITPLSAAQPPLNVFEREALRDIIPWCRERGIGTLTYGALCRGLLTGTIDESTKFDGDDLRKVDPKLVAPRVSQYTAAVRELEAYARQRYQRGIIPLAIRWTIDQPGVSVALWGARHPSELSPVIDVMGWHLDDEALSAIDRMLSSTIRDPVGPEFMAPPERASGADAKIPAAPI, translated from the coding sequence ATGGAGTACGTCGACATCCGAGGCGTGCCGATCAAGGCGAGCCGGATCGGTCTCGGGACCTGGGCGATGGGCGGCTATCAGTGGGGCGGCACCGACGACGACGAGTCGGTGCGCACGATCCACGCAGCGCTCGATCTCGGCATCAACCTCATCGACACCGCTCCGGCCTACGGCTTCGGCCACTCGGAAGAGGTCGTGGGGCGCGCGATCGCGGAGTACGGCGGTCGTGATCGCGTCGTGATCTCGACCAAGGGCGGCCTCGAGCGACGCGGCGACAAGCTCTTCCGGAACTCGCGTCGCGACGTGATCCGCACCGAGGTCGAGAACTCGCTCGCGCGGCTGCGCACCGACTACATCGATCTGTACTTCGTGCACTGGCCGGATCTCGACACGCCGTACGAGGAGACCGCCGCGGCGCTCGGCGCGCTGCAGAAGGCGGGCAAGATCCGCGGCGTCGCGGTCTCGAATTATTCGATCGCCGCGATGGAGCGCTTCCACGCGATCACGCCGCTCAGCGCCGCGCAGCCTCCGCTCAACGTCTTCGAGCGCGAGGCGCTGCGCGACATCATCCCGTGGTGCCGCGAGCGCGGCATCGGGACGCTCACGTACGGCGCGCTCTGTCGAGGTCTCCTCACCGGCACGATCGACGAGAGCACGAAGTTCGACGGCGACGATCTCCGCAAGGTCGATCCGAAGCTCGTCGCGCCGCGCGTGTCGCAGTACACCGCGGCCGTGCGCGAGCTCGAGGCGTACGCGCGACAGCGCTACCAGCGCGGCATCATCCCGCTCGCGATCCGCTGGACGATCGATCAGCCCGGCGTGTCGGTCGCGCTCTGGGGCGCACGACACCCGAGCGAGCTGTCGCCGGTGATCGACGTCATGGGCTGGCACCTCGACGACGAGGCGCTCTCCGCGATCGATCGGATGCTCAGCAGCACGATCCGCGATCCCGTCGGGCCCGAGTTCATGGCACCCCCCGAGCGCGCGTCGGGCGCCGACGCGAAGATCCCCGCCGCGCCGATCTGA
- a CDS encoding DUF1428 domain-containing protein, with the protein MSYVDGFVVPVPKKNLDAYRELATLARDVWKEYGALDYREWIADDVPMGEITSFPRSVQQKDDEIVIFSWIVYRSREHRDEVNAKVMADPRMKSSPETYPFDAKRMIYGGFAPFVE; encoded by the coding sequence ATGAGCTACGTCGACGGATTCGTGGTCCCGGTGCCGAAGAAGAACCTCGATGCGTATCGCGAGCTCGCGACGCTCGCGCGCGACGTGTGGAAGGAGTACGGCGCGCTCGACTACCGCGAGTGGATCGCGGACGACGTGCCGATGGGCGAGATCACGTCGTTCCCGCGCAGCGTGCAGCAGAAGGACGACGAGATCGTGATCTTCTCGTGGATCGTCTACCGCTCGCGCGAGCACCGCGACGAGGTGAACGCGAAGGTGATGGCCGACCCGCGCATGAAGAGCTCGCCCGAGACGTATCCGTTCGACGCCAAGCGCATGATCTACGGAGGCTTCGCGCCCTTCGTCGAGTGA